The Borrelia sp. A-FGy1 sequence TTCTGCTACTTCCTTGATTTTATTTAGTGCGGCTACTGCTGTCTTTATTGCATCGTCTTCTGGTTGGACTCCCTGCTGATCTCCTGCTGATCCTTTTACTTCAGCTACGCTCTCGCTGCCGCCTTCAAAGGCTTTTGACAGCTCTTCTGTTGCTGCTGTGTTGTCGCCTGCGTTGTACATGGTACATGTTTGTACATGGTCTTCATTGCCACCTTTAGCAAAAGATACTGCTGTTGTTTCTGCTGTTGCGGCTCCTGTTAGTTTTGTGTGTCGCTGTCTTTACTAGCTAGTACTGCTGCTAGTGTTTCTTCTCCTGTTACTTTTGTTAGTATTGCTAAGGCTTTGCTTGCATCTCCTGCTTCTAGTCCGTTGTTGCTGCTGTCTGTTGCTAGTATTTTAGCCCCGTCTTTGTCCGTGCTGCCTGCTTTTAGCTTAATGCCTTGCTTTGCTGCTACTTCCTTGATTTTATTTAGTGCGGCTACTGCTGTCTTTATTGCATCGTCTTCTGGTTGGACTCCCTGCTGTGCTGCTTCTGATCCTTTTACTTCAGCT is a genomic window containing:
- a CDS encoding variable large family protein gives rise to the protein MYNAGDNTAATEELSKAFEGGSESVAEVKGSEAAQQGVQPEDDAIKTAVAALNKIKEVAAKQGIKLKAGSTDKDGAKILATDSSNNGLEAGDASKALAILTKVTGEETLAAVLASKDSDTQN